A single genomic interval of Gossypium raimondii isolate GPD5lz chromosome 11, ASM2569854v1, whole genome shotgun sequence harbors:
- the LOC128034820 gene encoding uncharacterized protein LOC128034820, giving the protein MDVQLMLEFLFFNLVGEDFEIKPWIWKKHWKQDSRCNGKRIWKPAGSAMLPVEAVVLTIQTIKQSATARQDLRVHQILTNAINPISHHLQHIPKNNNNTKGGSKSKLKLAPILTGLTVAGIVLVFSVCFIVLRFKGKSLSKINDDARIEVAGGEGRGRPYLRPAAENRGG; this is encoded by the exons ATGGATGTTCAGCTAATGCTAGAGTTCCTGTTCTTCAATCTTGTTGGGGAAGATTTCGAAATAAAACCTTGGATTTGGAAGAAGCACTGGAAACAAGATTCGAGGTGCAATGGGAAGAGGATATGGAAGCCTGCTGGAAGTGCAATGCTTCCGGTGGAGGCTGTGGTTTTAACGATTCAAACTATCAAACAGTCTGCTACTGCCCGTCAAGATTTGAGAGTTCATCAGATCCTAACGAATGCCATCAATCCCATCTCCCACCATCTTCAGCATATACcaaaaaacaacaataatacCAAAG GTGGGTCCAAATCCAAGTTGAAGCTGGCTCCAATTTTAACGG GATTAACAGTTGCTGGAATTGTATTGGTTTTTTCCGTTTGCTTCATTGTCCTAAGGTTCAAAGGAAAATCATTATCGAAGATAAACGACGATGCTAGGATTGAG GTAGCAGGTGGGGAGGGCAGAGGGAGGCCATACCTTAGGCCGGCTGCCGAAAATCGCGGAGGGTAG
- the LOC128031980 gene encoding uncharacterized protein LOC128031980 — protein MKSSASASASSDLALLLLSLSFTMLEVAVSQSNNTRGARLSMFTIVNNCSYTVWPGVITESGGSQSFPTTGFSLNPGESTSISIPRSWTGRIWGRTLCTQDSSGNFSCLTGDCGTSRPECSGRLPRPLATLAEFTFDSSVGSDFYDVSLVDGFNLPLMISPHGGTGGDCNSSGCVADLNDDCPSELKVVNGSETVACKSACSALGEPQYCCTGDYGSQATCQPTSYSQFFKTACPTAYSYAYDDATSMFTCVDADYDITFCPTPSTSPNQLYEKCRNAVFKCGNISIGYPFSGGDRDPECGHPGLELHCDVFTNTTKIEIVGVKYEVLDIHHESRILRIAREDFIKNGSCHPQIPIQDSILNSEPFVLGSGNTNLTLSYDCQSSSSLGIFPCNSSNYNNVSITTDNIRPDGCSANVRVPILQSSWERLRNDSLDLEEALGTGFEVQWKEDTEACRKCNASGGACGFDKSNNQTFCYCPSGFESSPDSNECHGALLPPSPANTGNNNTRGGSKSKLKLTQ, from the exons atgaaatcatCAGCATCAGCATCAGCATCATCAGATCTTGCTCTTCTTTTGCTTTCCTTATCATTCACGATGCTCGAGGTTGCTGTTTCACAAAGTAATAATACCAGAG GTGCTCGTCTATCGATGTTTACTATTGTAAATAATTGCAGCTATACAGTTTGGCCAGGGGTGATAACAGAGAGCGGAGGCTCACAGAGTTTTCCTACTACAGGTTTCAGTCTTAATCCCGGTGAATCAACATCTATTTCTATTCCAAGATCTTGGACAGGTCGAATATGGGGTCGAACTCTTTGCACTCAAGACTCTTCTGGCAATTTCTCTTGCCTCACCGGGGACTGCGGCACATCTAGACCAGAGTGTTCTGGTAGGTTGCCCAGGCCCCTGGCAACCCTTGCAGAGTTTACTTTCGATAGTTCTGTGGGATCCGATTTCTATGATGTTAGCCTTGTTGATGGATTCAATCTACCATTGAtgatatccccacatggtggaACTGGAGGTGACTGTAACTCATCTGGATGTGTTGCGGATTTGAATGATGACTGTCCTTCGGAGCTTAAGGTTGTCAATGGGAGTGAGACAGTTGCATGTAAGAGTGCTTGCTCTGCTCTTGGGGAGCCCCAGTATTGCTGCACCGGAGATTATGGTTCTCAAGCTACGTGCCAGCCCACTTCTTACTCACAATTCTTCAAGACTGCGTGTCCTACAGCGTATAGCTACGCCTATGATGATGCAACCAGTATGTTCACTTGTGTTGACGCTGATTATGATATTACTTTCTGCCCTACCCCTTCCACCAG TCCCAATCAACTGTACGAGAAGTGCCGCAATGCAGTGTTTAAATGTGGGAATATCTCCATTGGATATCCTTTCTCCGGAGGTGATCGAGATCCAGAATGCGGACATCCTGGTTTGGAGCTTCACTGTGACGTTTTTACTAATACTACTAAGATTGAAATTGTTGGTGTAAAGTATGAAGTGTTGGACATCCATCATGAAAGTCGAATTCTAAGGATTGCTAGGGAGGACTTCATCAAGAATGGCTCTTGTCATCCTCAAATTCCAATTCAAGATTCGATCCTGAATTCTGAGCCATTCGTTCTAGGTTCTGGAAATACCAATCTTACTCTGTCCTACGACTGCCAATCTTCATCGAGTCTTGGAATCTTCCCTTGCAATTCTTCAAATTACAACAATGTTTCCATAACTACAGATAACATTCGTCCAGATGGATGTTCAGCTAATGTTAGAGTCCCGATTCTTCAATCTTCCTGGGAAAGACTTCGAAACGATTCCCTGGATTTGGAAGAAGCATTGGGAACAGGATTCGAGGTGCAATGGAAGGAAGATACGGAAGCCTGCCGGAAGTGCAATGCTTCTGGTGGAGCCTGCGGTTTTGACAAGTCCAACAATCAAACATTCTGCTACTGCCCATCAGGATTTGAGAGTTCACCGGATTCCAACGAATGCCATGGAGCCCTTCTCCCACCATCCCCAGCAAATACTGGAAACAATAATACCAGAG GTGGGTCCAAATCCAAGTTGAAGCTGACTCAATAA
- the LOC105803593 gene encoding PR5-like receptor kinase: MNDDARIEEFITKFGPFAPKRYSYEEIKKMTNKFNDKLGQGGFGSVYKGKLSNGHLVAVKFLREMKGNGEDFMNEVASISRTSHVNIVTLLGFCFERSKRALIYEFMPKGSLDKFIYGQGSDNQSRQLEWVTLYDIALGIARGLEYLHQGCNTRILHFDIKPHNILLDENFCPKISDFGLSKLCERKESVVSMTGARGTAGYIAPEVFFSKSGRSFSQIRCL, translated from the coding sequence ATGAACGACGATGCTAGGATTGAGGAATTCATCACAAAGTTTGGTCCTTTTGCTCCAAAGCGATACTCTTACgaagaaatcaagaaaatgacaaataaattCAATGATAAATTAGGTCAAGGAGGTTTCGGAAGTGTATATAAAGGAAAATTATCCAACGGTCATCTAGTGGCGGTTAAATTCCTAAGAGAAATGAAGGGAAATGGAGAGGATTTTATGAATGAAGTAGCTAGCATTAGCAGAACTTCTCATGTTAATATAGTGACTTTACTTGGTTTTTGCTTTGAAAGATCGAAGAGAGCTTTGATCTATGAATTCATGCCCAAAGGATCATTGGACAAGTTCATTTATGGACAAGGATCGGATAATCAAAGTCGTCAATTGGAATGGGTAACTTTATATGACATTGCACTCGGCATCGCTAGAGGACTTGAGTACTTACATCAAGGTTGTAACACAAGGATCTTGCACTTTGACATAAAGCCTCACAATATCCTTTTGGATGAGAATTTTTGTCCCAAGATCTCCGATTTTGGCTTGTCGAAATTATGCGAAAGAAAGGAGAGTGTTGTATCAATGACAGGTGCTAGAGGAACAGCGGGTTATATTGCTCCAGAAGTATTTTTTTCGAAATCTGGGAGGAGTTTCTCACAAATCCGATGTCTATAG
- the LOC128034821 gene encoding LEAF RUST 10 DISEASE-RESISTANCE LOCUS RECEPTOR-LIKE PROTEIN KINASE-like 2.1: MSIKFLNSGKYCPLGEGFISSYAESHLQFTEGNARPYVDVRPPIKRRRKCLTLHKSDVYSYGMMVLEMVGGRKNINVEVSQTSETYFPSWIYKHLDQSMNLNINEERTKEEEEITKKLIAVSLWCIQTNPLDRPPMAKVMEMLQGSPQLLELPPRQT, encoded by the coding sequence ATGTCAATCAAGTTTCTCAACAGTGGAAAGTATTGTCCCTTAGGGGAGGGTTTTATCTCCAGCTATGCAGAGAGCCATTTACAATTCACAGAGGGAAACGCTCGACCATATGTGGATGTACGACCACCCATCAAGAGGCGACGTAAGTGTCTCACCCTTCATAAATCCGATGTCTATAGTTACGGAATGATGGTTCTTGAAATGGTCGGAGGAAGAAAAAATATCAATGTTGAAGTGTCCCAAACTAGTGAAACATATTTCCCCTCATGGATTTATAAGCATCTTGATCAATCTATGAACCTGAATATTAATGAAGAAAGAacaaaagaggaagaagaaataacaaagaaattgattgcaGTGAGCCTTTGGTGCATTCAAACCAATCCATTAGATCGACCGCCAATGGCTAAAGTAATGGAAATGTTGCAAGGGAGTCCTCAATTATTAGAACTGCCGCCACGACAGACTTAA